A portion of the Chromobacterium sp. IIBBL 290-4 genome contains these proteins:
- a CDS encoding NADP-dependent oxidoreductase, which produces MMELPTLQREIRLIERLKGLPSPEHFELAQAAMPVANPGEVLVRNHYFLVSASLRAMISEGAEDVPGVPFPALNAGDVLRAEALGEVLAAPAGSNLSPGDWVTHFMGWRDYAAVPLAQCERVGAPMPEPVGRLGYLGHGWTAYAALTRGVQIRPGDTVFVSSAAGAIGSMAGQIARKLGAKRVIGSTSTQEKGRRLISELGYDAAVTRCEGSALADQLLDASQGGIDVFIDMVGGETLQASLAAAREGARFLSIGTLSGQLAATGTGRVAPVELDGLQFLLKRITMRGYSADDNPEAREEWLQRLPEWLSAGDITFPFTMIDGLERATEALRDTAKGRYLGMVIVKL; this is translated from the coding sequence ATGATGGAATTGCCAACACTGCAGCGTGAAATCCGTTTGATAGAGCGGCTCAAAGGCCTGCCCTCCCCAGAACATTTTGAATTGGCGCAAGCCGCCATGCCGGTTGCGAACCCGGGCGAGGTTCTGGTTCGCAATCATTACTTTTTAGTGTCGGCCTCGCTGCGCGCCATGATCAGCGAAGGCGCCGAGGATGTGCCGGGCGTGCCTTTCCCCGCCTTGAACGCGGGAGACGTGCTGCGGGCGGAAGCCCTGGGCGAAGTGCTGGCGGCGCCGGCGGGATCGAATCTGTCCCCGGGAGACTGGGTGACGCACTTCATGGGATGGCGGGATTACGCCGCCGTTCCCCTGGCGCAATGCGAGCGCGTCGGCGCGCCGATGCCGGAGCCGGTAGGCCGCCTCGGCTATCTGGGACATGGCTGGACCGCTTATGCCGCCCTGACCCGCGGCGTGCAGATCCGTCCTGGCGATACGGTGTTTGTGTCGAGCGCGGCCGGCGCCATCGGTTCGATGGCGGGGCAGATCGCTCGCAAGCTGGGCGCTAAGCGCGTCATCGGCAGCACCAGCACCCAGGAAAAGGGCAGGCGTTTGATCAGCGAGCTCGGTTACGACGCGGCGGTGACGCGCTGCGAGGGAAGCGCTCTGGCCGACCAATTGCTGGATGCTTCGCAGGGCGGCATCGATGTGTTCATCGACATGGTGGGAGGCGAAACCTTGCAGGCGTCGCTGGCGGCCGCGCGGGAGGGCGCGCGCTTCCTGAGCATCGGCACCCTGTCAGGCCAGCTGGCGGCTACCGGAACCGGAAGGGTGGCGCCGGTGGAGCTGGATGGGCTCCAGTTCTTGCTGAAGCGCATCACCATGCGGGGCTATAGCGCCGATGACAATCCGGAAGCGCGCGAAGAATGGCTGCAGCGTCTGCCGGAGTGGTTGAGCGCGGGGGACATCACCTTCCCCTTCACCATGATAGACGGACTGGAACGCGCGACAGAAGCGTTGCGGGATACGGCAAAGGGCCGTTATCTCGGCATGGTTATCGTCAAGTTGTAA
- a CDS encoding class II 3-deoxy-7-phosphoheptulonate synthase: MEHTLSSARNAQLWSPDSWKSKPALQQSTYRDAAELERALAELGALPPLVTSWEVLALKRKLADAEAGRCFLLQGGDCAESFSDCTPSVISNRLKVLLQMSLVLVHGLKLPVVRVGRFAGQYAKPRSAEMETRDGVTLPCYRGDIINGSAFTAREREPDPRRMIDAHSKSALTMNFVRALIDGGFADLHHPEYWDLEWVSHAPLRDEYWKMAQSVGESIRFMEALGGQSFGCYPKVDFYTSHEMLLLPYESTMTRQVPQHEGWFNLSTHFPWIGMRTAQLDGAHVEYCAGISNPIGLKVGPSVKPEQLLRVIEALDRENEPGRLTIITRMGAEQVESALPPLLRAVKSEGRRVLWCCDPMHGNSETTAGGVKTRRFENIRSELEAAFTIHAACGTRLGGVHLELTGENVTECLGGARNLREADLAQAYKSTVDPRLNYEQSLEIAMQIVRQHSSTVQQSKLDAAEPRAAMLEAS, translated from the coding sequence ATGGAACATACTCTTTCGTCTGCGCGCAATGCTCAGCTGTGGTCTCCGGACTCGTGGAAAAGCAAGCCGGCGTTGCAGCAATCGACCTATCGCGACGCTGCCGAACTGGAGCGGGCCTTGGCCGAGCTGGGCGCCCTGCCGCCGCTGGTCACCTCTTGGGAGGTGCTGGCGCTGAAGCGCAAATTGGCGGACGCGGAGGCGGGGCGCTGCTTTCTGCTGCAAGGGGGGGATTGCGCGGAAAGCTTTTCAGACTGCACGCCTTCCGTGATTTCCAATCGGCTGAAAGTGCTGTTGCAGATGAGCCTGGTGCTGGTGCACGGCTTGAAACTGCCGGTGGTGCGGGTAGGCCGTTTCGCGGGGCAATATGCGAAGCCGCGCTCGGCGGAGATGGAGACGCGGGATGGCGTGACCCTGCCTTGCTATCGAGGCGACATCATCAACGGCAGCGCGTTCACCGCCAGGGAGCGCGAGCCGGATCCGCGCCGGATGATAGACGCGCACTCCAAATCCGCGCTGACGATGAATTTCGTGCGGGCGCTGATCGACGGCGGTTTCGCCGATTTGCATCATCCGGAGTATTGGGATCTGGAGTGGGTGTCGCATGCGCCTTTGCGCGACGAGTACTGGAAAATGGCGCAATCGGTCGGCGAGTCCATCCGTTTCATGGAAGCGCTGGGCGGCCAATCGTTTGGCTGCTACCCGAAAGTGGATTTCTACACCTCGCATGAAATGCTGCTGCTGCCTTACGAGTCCACGATGACTCGCCAAGTGCCGCAGCATGAGGGCTGGTTCAATCTATCGACGCATTTTCCGTGGATAGGCATGCGTACAGCCCAGCTTGACGGCGCGCACGTGGAGTATTGCGCCGGCATCAGCAATCCCATCGGCTTGAAGGTTGGCCCCAGCGTGAAGCCCGAGCAATTGCTGCGCGTCATCGAGGCCTTGGATCGCGAAAACGAGCCGGGACGATTGACCATCATCACGCGCATGGGCGCCGAGCAAGTCGAATCCGCTTTGCCGCCCTTGTTGCGAGCGGTCAAGTCGGAGGGGCGGCGCGTGTTGTGGTGCTGCGACCCCATGCACGGCAACAGCGAAACGACGGCTGGCGGCGTGAAGACGCGCCGCTTCGAAAACATCCGCAGCGAACTGGAAGCGGCATTCACCATCCATGCCGCTTGCGGCACGCGTCTGGGGGGCGTTCACCTGGAGCTGACCGGGGAGAACGTGACCGAATGCCTGGGCGGCGCCCGCAATCTCCGCGAGGCGGATCTAGCCCAGGCCTACAAGTCCACGGTGGATCCCAGATTGAATTACGAGCAATCGCTTGAGATCGCGATGCAGATCGTGCGTCAGCACAGCTCAACCGTGCAACAAAGCAAGCTTGACGCCGCGGAGCCCCGCGCAGCCATGCTGGAGGCTTCCTGA
- the metK gene encoding methionine adenosyltransferase — MTFYTFTSESVSEGHPDKVADQISDAILDAILREDKHARVAAETLVNTGLVVLAGEITTTANIDYIKIARETIKRIGYDDSELGFDYRGCAVMACYDKQSPDIAQGVNEGEGLDLNQGAGDQGLMFGYACDETPTLMPFPIYYAHRLVQRQAELRKDGRLPWLRPDAKSQITCVYDAATGLPKRIDTVVLSTQHSPDIDHKTLTEAVIEDIIKPVLPPEMITEETKFLINPTGRFVIGGPMGDCGLTGRKIIVDTYGGAAPHGGGAFSGKDPSKVDRSAAYAGRYVAKNIVAAGLARQCQIQVSYAIGVAEPTSIAVDTFGTNNIPNEKIVELVKKHFDLRPKGIIQMLDLLRPIYGKTAAYGHFGREEPEFTWERTDKVAALRADAGLSREAVELAVV; from the coding sequence ATGACATTTTATACTTTTACTTCTGAGTCCGTCTCCGAAGGCCATCCGGACAAAGTCGCCGACCAGATTTCCGACGCGATTCTGGACGCTATCCTGCGCGAAGACAAGCACGCTCGCGTGGCTGCTGAAACGCTGGTGAATACCGGTCTGGTCGTGCTGGCGGGCGAGATCACCACCACCGCCAACATCGATTACATCAAGATCGCGCGCGAAACCATCAAGCGCATCGGTTACGACGATTCCGAGCTGGGCTTCGATTACCGCGGCTGCGCGGTGATGGCCTGCTACGACAAGCAATCGCCTGACATCGCTCAGGGCGTGAACGAAGGCGAGGGCTTGGACCTGAACCAGGGCGCCGGCGACCAGGGCCTGATGTTCGGCTACGCCTGCGACGAAACGCCGACGCTGATGCCGTTCCCGATCTACTACGCGCACCGTCTGGTGCAGCGCCAGGCTGAATTGCGCAAGGACGGCCGCCTGCCGTGGCTGCGTCCGGACGCCAAGAGCCAGATCACCTGCGTGTACGACGCCGCCACCGGCCTGCCCAAGCGCATCGACACCGTGGTGCTGTCCACTCAGCACAGCCCGGACATCGACCACAAGACGCTGACCGAGGCGGTGATCGAAGACATCATCAAGCCGGTGCTGCCGCCGGAGATGATCACCGAAGAAACCAAGTTCCTGATCAACCCGACCGGCCGTTTCGTCATCGGCGGCCCGATGGGCGATTGCGGCCTGACCGGCCGCAAGATCATCGTCGACACCTATGGCGGCGCGGCGCCGCACGGCGGCGGCGCTTTCTCGGGCAAGGATCCGTCCAAGGTGGACCGTTCGGCGGCTTACGCCGGCCGCTACGTGGCGAAGAACATCGTCGCCGCCGGCCTGGCGCGCCAGTGCCAGATCCAGGTTTCCTACGCCATCGGCGTGGCCGAGCCGACCTCGATCGCCGTGGATACCTTCGGCACCAACAATATTCCGAACGAAAAGATCGTGGAACTGGTGAAGAAGCACTTCGACCTGCGTCCGAAGGGCATCATCCAGATGCTGGACCTGTTGCGTCCGATCTACGGCAAGACCGCGGCTTACGGCCACTTCGGCCGCGAAGAGCCTGAATTCACTTGGGAACGCACCGACAAGGTGGCCGCATTGCGCGCAGATGCCGGCTTATCCCGAGAAGCCGTGGAACTAGCCGTAGTCTGA
- a CDS encoding DUF2860 domain-containing protein → MKHYAELILLSIPLLAAAAENEQDGFSGAFQLGVSHYQLASNFLKAPNDGHPIAGSLAQSPASQSGAAPLIDGEWNYGFHGTGTQLFFSPSNTSTFAAGGGLQLGVRQQLPQAGAVSAALTYGQTEVWLDPYALNIARQDGKLKSAGLTLGWSNIMNTPFSSSVSYAKQTLDNEQSGQAQGLSLANQALLKRDGNNYGAQLGYAWKLDGQGAHTLSPGLIYARSDLNGKAMSTTRYGVQLAYAYKGADWDANTSVVAARTRYQAGNPLFNGQKADSREALLSLGLTRKNLFGAKAWSAFLSGNYGRSNSDLAYFDAHIREVSVGLGYHF, encoded by the coding sequence ATGAAACATTATGCCGAATTGATATTACTGAGCATACCTTTGCTGGCAGCCGCGGCAGAGAATGAGCAAGATGGTTTTTCCGGCGCTTTTCAATTAGGCGTCAGCCACTATCAGCTGGCCAGCAATTTCCTCAAGGCGCCGAACGATGGCCACCCCATTGCCGGCAGCCTGGCGCAATCGCCGGCCTCGCAATCCGGCGCAGCCCCCCTGATCGATGGCGAATGGAACTATGGCTTCCACGGCACCGGCACTCAGCTGTTCTTTTCGCCCTCCAATACCAGCACCTTCGCCGCCGGCGGCGGCCTGCAACTGGGCGTCCGCCAGCAATTGCCGCAAGCAGGCGCAGTGTCGGCGGCGCTGACATATGGACAAACCGAGGTCTGGCTGGATCCCTATGCGCTTAACATCGCCCGCCAGGACGGCAAGCTGAAAAGCGCGGGGCTGACCCTGGGCTGGTCCAATATCATGAACACGCCCTTCAGCAGCAGCGTCAGCTATGCCAAACAAACGCTGGATAATGAACAAAGCGGCCAGGCACAAGGTTTGTCCCTTGCCAATCAAGCCCTGCTGAAACGCGACGGCAACAATTACGGCGCGCAGCTGGGCTATGCCTGGAAACTGGATGGACAAGGCGCGCATACGCTGAGCCCCGGCCTGATCTACGCGCGCAGCGATCTGAACGGCAAGGCCATGAGCACCACGCGCTATGGCGTACAGCTGGCCTATGCCTACAAAGGCGCCGATTGGGATGCCAACACCTCCGTGGTCGCGGCCCGCACCCGTTATCAGGCCGGCAATCCCTTGTTCAACGGACAGAAGGCCGATAGCCGCGAAGCCTTGCTCAGCCTGGGCTTGACCCGGAAAAACCTGTTCGGCGCCAAGGCCTGGTCCGCCTTTCTCAGCGGCAATTACGGCCGCTCCAATTCAGACCTCGCCTATTTCGACGCGCACATCCGGGAAGTCTCCGTGGGTCTGGGCTACCATTTCTGA
- a CDS encoding response regulator, with translation MHLLIIEDDLDLGRALQAALKAEAVTTEWVRKLADADALFEADRFDCVLLDLSLPDGSGLALLRAWRARQITVPVIMITASADLSDKLAGLDDGADDYLCKPFAVSEMVSRVRAVCRRSARQASEIWSLGALSLKPSAHLAWLDGLALDLSPREFRLLVELARDPSRIVSKTLLGQRLEPLGDIVDGATIEVHLSNLRRKIGAERIRTVRGVGYQYVV, from the coding sequence ATGCATTTATTGATCATCGAGGACGACTTGGACTTGGGCCGGGCTTTGCAGGCTGCGTTGAAAGCTGAAGCGGTGACGACCGAATGGGTGCGCAAGCTGGCGGATGCGGACGCCTTGTTCGAGGCGGACCGTTTCGATTGCGTATTGCTGGATCTGAGCCTGCCGGACGGCAGCGGTTTGGCCTTGCTGCGCGCCTGGCGGGCAAGGCAAATCACGGTGCCGGTGATCATGATCACCGCCAGCGCCGATTTGAGCGACAAACTGGCGGGTCTGGATGACGGCGCCGATGATTATCTGTGCAAGCCGTTCGCGGTGTCGGAAATGGTGTCGCGAGTGCGGGCGGTGTGCCGCCGCAGCGCGCGCCAGGCCAGCGAAATATGGAGCCTGGGCGCGCTGAGCCTCAAGCCTAGCGCCCATCTGGCCTGGCTGGACGGCTTGGCGCTGGATCTGTCGCCGCGCGAATTCCGCTTGCTGGTGGAGCTGGCGCGCGATCCCAGCCGCATCGTGTCCAAAACCCTGTTGGGGCAGCGTCTGGAACCGCTGGGCGATATCGTGGACGGCGCGACGATAGAGGTGCACTTGTCCAATCTGCGCCGCAAGATCGGCGCCGAACGCATCCGCACTGTGCGCGGCGTGGGCTATCAATATGTGGTTTAA
- a CDS encoding sensor histidine kinase KdpD, which yields MWFKSLAQWFAPSLTRRVLLALLLAFALIWLVLVVRDYREAMSVQARHKTLLRQANMFAGVLDGVDEDQAVQALRTVEALMNAARRDATNSVIAYPGDIRILMLAPDGARIYASPGMERADLLIRNVDLGHGVIRLEGREYWAAERVYPKFRLVVFEPVIPDEDALSFLFRQYVTPLAIAFPLILLPLWLAVSRGLRPLRTLSAYLHSRDKTDFSPLSLPAPYRELKPVVQALDELLRRSRDSIARERAIVQDAAHEMRTPLAVISTQAHALASENDAEARQQNLAALEQAVARHSHLVQQLLRLAALEGGEEERRQPVDLVEVTRNALIGLSPRAEAQGMELELDSSDGLPASLALVSFLSIVDNLLSNAVAYGRVGGRVRVRLAAAEGWVELAVADDGPGIAVEDRPHLFERFYRGKTASAPGSGLGLAIVWQAVQAQGGHIRIEEGLDGRGVAFHVSLPLLSLSD from the coding sequence ATGTGGTTTAAAAGTTTGGCGCAATGGTTTGCCCCATCGCTGACGCGAAGGGTGCTGCTCGCCTTGTTGCTGGCTTTCGCCCTGATCTGGCTGGTGTTGGTGGTTCGGGATTACCGTGAAGCGATGTCGGTGCAGGCGCGACACAAAACCTTGTTGAGGCAGGCAAATATGTTTGCCGGAGTATTGGACGGGGTGGATGAAGATCAAGCGGTGCAGGCGCTGCGTACCGTGGAAGCGCTGATGAATGCGGCCCGGCGCGACGCGACCAACTCTGTGATCGCTTATCCTGGCGATATACGGATTTTGATGCTCGCCCCGGATGGCGCGCGCATCTATGCCTCCCCAGGCATGGAGAGGGCGGATCTGCTTATACGCAATGTGGATCTGGGCCATGGAGTGATTCGCCTTGAGGGGCGGGAGTACTGGGCTGCGGAGCGCGTTTATCCAAAGTTCCGCTTGGTGGTTTTCGAACCGGTGATTCCGGATGAGGACGCGCTGTCATTTTTGTTCAGACAGTATGTGACGCCATTGGCCATCGCGTTTCCTTTGATTTTATTGCCGTTGTGGCTGGCGGTGTCGCGCGGCTTGCGCCCTCTGAGGACGCTGTCGGCTTATCTGCATAGCCGGGATAAGACTGACTTTTCTCCATTGTCTTTGCCGGCGCCTTATCGGGAATTGAAGCCTGTGGTGCAGGCGCTGGACGAGTTATTGCGGCGCAGCCGCGACAGCATCGCCCGCGAACGCGCCATCGTGCAGGATGCGGCCCATGAAATGCGTACGCCGCTGGCGGTGATTTCCACCCAGGCGCATGCCTTGGCCAGCGAAAACGACGCCGAAGCGAGGCAGCAAAACCTGGCCGCTTTGGAGCAGGCGGTGGCCCGCCATTCCCATTTGGTGCAGCAGCTGTTGCGGCTGGCGGCGCTGGAGGGCGGGGAGGAAGAGCGTCGGCAGCCAGTCGATCTGGTCGAAGTGACGCGCAATGCCTTGATCGGACTGTCGCCGCGGGCGGAAGCGCAAGGCATGGAGCTGGAGCTGGACTCGTCGGATGGCTTGCCGGCCAGCTTGGCCTTGGTTTCCTTCCTCTCCATTGTGGACAATTTACTGTCCAATGCGGTGGCGTATGGCCGCGTCGGCGGCCGCGTCCGGGTGCGCCTTGCCGCCGCCGAGGGGTGGGTCGAGTTGGCGGTGGCGGATGACGGGCCAGGCATCGCCGTGGAGGACAGACCGCATCTGTTCGAGCGCTTTTATCGGGGCAAAACGGCAAGCGCGCCGGGCTCCGGCTTGGGGCTCGCCATTGTTTGGCAGGCGGTGCAGGCGCAGGGCGGCCATATCCGGATAGAAGAAGGTTTGGACGGCCGGGGCGTCGCGTTTCATGTCAGCCTGCCTTTATTGTCGCTATCTGACTAG
- a CDS encoding 2-isopropylmalate synthase — MQVDIERLVADFGGPSHLADELNRLFPDEPVSRAAIYKWRERGSLPLAQLSRLAQLAAGQGRRFDFNDYLVGEPAQTAGRTIDMGDRLYIFDTTLRDGEQSPGASMTKEEKIRIARQLERLGVDIIEAGFAAASPGDFDAIHAIAETIKESTVCSLARANERDVCAAGEAIKPAARGRIHTFIATSPIHMEKKLRMSPDEVVEAAVNAVKIAREYTDDVEFSAEDALRSDIDFLARIFGEVIKAGATTLNVPDTVGYAVPRLTEAFFRELIARTPGGDKVVWSAHCHNDLGMAVANSLAAVLGGARQVECTINGLGERAGNASLEEIVMAVKTRRDVFGVDSRVDATQIVPASKLVSTVTGYPVQPNKAIVGANAFAHESGIHQDGVLKHRETYEIMSAESVGWSANRLTLGKLSGRNAFKTKLAELGIVLDSEEALNAAFARFKELADKKREIFDEDLHALVSDEMVAIEQEHYKFVSLRIATETGEAPQASIVFVENGQERHAESSGSGPVDAAFKAIESVSDSGAELELYSVNAITKGTESQGEVTVRLARDGRIVNGQGADTDIIVASAKAYLSALNKLASEAKVHAQAIL, encoded by the coding sequence ATGCAAGTGGATATCGAACGACTGGTCGCGGACTTTGGCGGACCGAGCCATCTGGCCGACGAACTGAACCGTTTGTTCCCCGACGAGCCGGTGAGCCGCGCAGCGATATACAAATGGAGGGAACGCGGCAGCCTGCCGCTGGCGCAACTGAGCCGTCTGGCGCAGCTGGCCGCCGGGCAGGGCAGGCGCTTTGATTTCAACGACTATCTGGTCGGCGAGCCGGCACAGACAGCAGGGAGAACTATCGACATGGGCGACCGCCTCTATATCTTCGACACCACCTTGCGCGATGGCGAGCAGTCGCCGGGCGCTTCGATGACCAAGGAAGAAAAAATCCGCATCGCCCGCCAGTTGGAGCGGCTGGGCGTGGACATCATCGAGGCCGGCTTCGCCGCCGCCAGTCCGGGCGATTTCGACGCCATCCATGCCATCGCCGAAACGATCAAGGAATCCACCGTCTGTAGCCTGGCGCGCGCCAACGAACGCGACGTGTGCGCCGCCGGCGAAGCCATCAAACCGGCCGCCCGCGGCCGCATCCATACCTTCATCGCCACCAGCCCCATCCATATGGAGAAGAAGCTGCGCATGAGCCCGGATGAGGTGGTGGAGGCGGCGGTGAACGCGGTGAAGATCGCCCGCGAGTACACCGACGACGTCGAATTCTCCGCCGAAGACGCGTTGCGCTCGGACATCGATTTTCTGGCACGCATTTTCGGCGAGGTGATCAAGGCCGGCGCCACCACGCTGAACGTGCCGGACACGGTTGGCTACGCCGTGCCGCGGCTGACCGAGGCCTTCTTCCGCGAGCTGATCGCCCGCACGCCGGGCGGCGACAAGGTGGTCTGGTCCGCCCACTGCCACAATGATCTGGGCATGGCGGTGGCCAATAGTCTGGCCGCGGTATTGGGCGGCGCGCGCCAGGTGGAGTGCACCATCAACGGCCTGGGAGAGCGCGCCGGCAACGCCAGCCTGGAAGAAATCGTGATGGCGGTGAAGACCCGCCGCGACGTGTTCGGGGTGGATAGCCGCGTCGACGCCACCCAGATCGTGCCGGCCTCCAAGCTGGTGTCCACCGTCACCGGCTACCCGGTGCAGCCGAACAAGGCCATCGTCGGCGCCAACGCCTTCGCCCACGAATCCGGCATTCATCAGGACGGCGTGCTCAAGCATCGCGAAACCTACGAAATCATGTCGGCCGAGTCGGTGGGCTGGAGCGCCAACCGGCTGACGCTGGGCAAGCTGTCCGGCCGCAACGCCTTCAAGACCAAGCTGGCCGAGCTGGGCATCGTGTTGGACAGCGAGGAAGCGCTGAACGCCGCCTTCGCCCGCTTCAAGGAGCTGGCTGACAAGAAACGCGAAATCTTCGACGAAGACCTGCACGCGCTGGTGTCGGACGAGATGGTGGCGATCGAGCAGGAGCATTACAAGTTTGTGTCGCTGCGCATCGCCACCGAAACCGGCGAAGCGCCGCAGGCCAGCATCGTGTTCGTCGAAAACGGCCAGGAGCGCCATGCCGAATCCAGCGGCTCCGGCCCGGTAGATGCCGCTTTCAAGGCGATAGAGAGCGTGTCGGATAGCGGCGCGGAGCTGGAGCTTTACTCGGTCAACGCCATCACCAAGGGCACTGAATCACAAGGCGAAGTCACCGTCCGCCTGGCGCGGGACGGCCGCATCGTCAACGGACAGGGCGCCGACACCGACATCATCGTCGCCAGCGCCAAGGCGTATCTGTCGGCACTGAACAAGCTGGCCAGCGAGGCGAAAGTCCACGCTCAGGCCATTTTATAA
- a CDS encoding S66 peptidase family protein produces the protein MVQSLRRGDLVACFSPSFPIAVRQPARYQRAVEFLGRQGLRFLPGNLTDSDDHYRSGSARERAEELNALLRNPEVRCILSTIGGTNSNAMLPYLDYEAFRKDPKIVVGYSDTTAILLALYAKTGVPTFYGPALVASLGEFPPLADEIWRYFAAIVMDPPAYPLRLPTPTHWTDEFLPWEKQDRAKIMQANQWRCLQPGRAEGRLIGGNLNTLYGFLASPYFPALRQGDILLLEDGLKDAATVEKNFAMLKLAGVFDKVGAVLLGKHELFNDCGTGRLPSDILLEILDGQSLPILADFDCGHTLPQLTLPIGARIRVDAAARSVEVLEDWRELV, from the coding sequence ATGGTTCAGTCTTTGCGTCGCGGCGATCTGGTCGCCTGTTTCAGTCCTTCTTTTCCGATCGCCGTTCGCCAGCCGGCGCGTTATCAACGCGCGGTCGAGTTTCTAGGCCGCCAAGGTCTGCGTTTTCTGCCCGGGAACTTGACGGATAGCGACGATCATTACCGTTCCGGCAGCGCGCGGGAACGGGCCGAGGAATTAAACGCGCTGCTGCGCAATCCGGAAGTGCGCTGCATCTTGTCCACCATAGGCGGCACCAACAGCAATGCCATGCTGCCCTATCTGGATTATGAGGCGTTCCGGAAAGACCCCAAGATCGTGGTCGGCTATTCCGATACCACCGCGATTCTGCTGGCGCTGTACGCCAAGACCGGCGTGCCGACGTTTTACGGGCCGGCGCTGGTGGCTTCCTTGGGCGAGTTTCCGCCGCTGGCCGATGAGATCTGGCGCTATTTCGCCGCCATCGTCATGGATCCGCCGGCTTATCCGTTGCGCTTGCCGACGCCAACGCACTGGACGGACGAGTTTCTGCCTTGGGAAAAGCAGGATCGCGCCAAAATCATGCAGGCCAACCAATGGCGCTGTTTGCAGCCGGGGAGGGCCGAGGGGCGCTTGATCGGCGGCAACCTCAATACTTTGTACGGATTCCTGGCCAGCCCCTATTTCCCGGCCTTGCGGCAGGGCGATATCTTGCTGTTGGAGGATGGTTTGAAGGACGCGGCCACGGTGGAAAAGAACTTCGCCATGCTGAAACTGGCCGGCGTGTTCGACAAGGTGGGCGCGGTGCTGTTGGGCAAGCACGAGCTCTTCAATGACTGCGGCACCGGCCGCTTGCCGTCGGACATTCTGTTGGAAATTTTGGATGGCCAATCGTTGCCGATCCTGGCCGATTTCGATTGCGGCCATACCCTGCCGCAATTGACCCTGCCGATAGGCGCGCGGATACGGGTGGATGCGGCGGCGCGATCTGTGGAAGTGCTGGAAGATTGGCGCGAGCTGGTGTAG
- the bioD gene encoding dethiobiotin synthase has translation MSQGFFITGTDTEIGKTHSAVALIRHYQAQGQSVLAMKPVASGCEILPDGRWHNDDVARLTAASGQTDIDLMNPYRFLPPVSPHIAAREAGVEIELPRIAEHYRRLAAQADIVLVEGAGGWLAPLSDKLFMEDLARDLALPVILVVGMRLGCINHALLTARAIQSCGLQLAGWIANCPQPRQTAYEANLDTLRRHIPAPLLLEIPFQS, from the coding sequence ATGAGTCAGGGATTTTTCATTACCGGCACCGATACCGAAATCGGCAAGACCCATTCCGCGGTCGCCTTGATCCGCCATTATCAGGCGCAGGGCCAGTCTGTATTGGCGATGAAGCCGGTGGCTTCCGGCTGCGAGATCCTGCCTGATGGGCGCTGGCATAACGATGATGTGGCGCGTCTGACTGCCGCCAGCGGTCAGACGGATATCGATTTGATGAATCCTTACCGCTTCTTGCCGCCGGTGTCGCCGCACATCGCCGCGCGGGAGGCGGGAGTGGAAATCGAGCTGCCGCGCATCGCCGAGCATTACCGCCGCCTGGCCGCCCAAGCCGACATCGTGCTGGTGGAAGGGGCCGGCGGCTGGCTGGCGCCCTTGAGCGACAAGCTGTTCATGGAAGATCTGGCGCGCGATCTGGCCCTGCCGGTGATTCTGGTGGTGGGCATGCGGCTGGGCTGCATCAACCACGCGCTGTTGACGGCGCGCGCCATTCAGAGCTGCGGCCTGCAACTGGCCGGCTGGATCGCCAATTGCCCGCAGCCGCGACAGACGGCTTATGAGGCGAATCTGGACACGCTGCGGCGCCATATCCCGGCGCCTTTGCTGCTGGAAATACCCTTTCAGTCTTGA